One window from the genome of Helicobacter pylori encodes:
- the ispG gene encoding flavodoxin-dependent (E)-4-hydroxy-3-methylbut-2-enyl-diphosphate synthase, translated as MLENRVKTKQIFIGGVAIGGDAPISTQSMTFSKTADIESTKNQIDRLKLAGADLVRVAVSNEKDALALKELKKVSPLPLIADIHFHYKFALIAAQSVDAIRINPGNIGSKDKIKAVVDACKEKNIPIRIGVNAGSLEKQFDQKYGPTPKGMVESALYNAKLLEDLDFTDFKISLKASDVMRTIEAYRMLRPLVIYPFHLGVTEAGNLFSSSIKSAMALGGLLMEGIGDTMRISITGELENEIKVARAILRHSGRLKEGINLISCPTCGRIEANLVDMASKVEKRLSHIKTPLDISVMGCVVNALGEAKHADMAIAFGNRSGLIIKEGKVIHKLAEKDLFETFVVEVENLAKEREKSLKD; from the coding sequence ATGCTAGAAAATAGAGTTAAGACCAAGCAAATTTTTATCGGTGGCGTCGCCATAGGGGGTGATGCTCCTATTAGTACGCAAAGCATGACCTTTAGTAAAACCGCTGATATTGAAAGCACTAAGAATCAAATTGACAGACTCAAACTCGCCGGGGCTGATTTAGTGAGGGTGGCGGTGAGTAATGAAAAGGACGCCCTAGCCTTAAAAGAATTGAAAAAAGTGTCCCCTTTGCCTTTAATCGCTGATATTCATTTCCATTATAAATTCGCTCTCATTGCCGCTCAAAGCGTGGATGCGATCAGGATTAACCCCGGAAACATCGGCTCTAAAGACAAAATCAAAGCAGTAGTTGATGCTTGCAAAGAAAAAAACATCCCTATAAGAATTGGCGTGAATGCCGGGAGTTTAGAAAAGCAGTTTGATCAAAAATACGGACCCACCCCAAAAGGCATGGTAGAAAGCGCTTTGTATAACGCCAAACTTTTAGAAGATTTGGATTTTACTGATTTTAAGATTTCTTTAAAAGCGAGCGATGTGATGCGCACCATAGAAGCTTATAGGATGCTACGCCCTCTTGTGATCTATCCTTTCCATTTGGGGGTTACGGAGGCGGGGAATCTTTTTAGCTCCAGTATCAAATCCGCCATGGCTTTAGGGGGGCTTTTAATGGAGGGCATTGGGGATACAATGCGCATATCCATCACAGGGGAATTAGAAAATGAAATCAAAGTGGCTAGAGCGATTTTACGCCATAGCGGGCGGTTGAAAGAAGGGATTAATTTGATTTCTTGCCCCACTTGCGGGCGCATTGAAGCCAATTTAGTGGATATGGCGAGCAAGGTAGAAAAACGCCTAAGCCACATTAAAACCCCTTTAGACATTAGCGTGATGGGTTGCGTGGTGAATGCTTTAGGTGAAGCCAAGCATGCAGACATGGCGATCGCTTTTGGGAATCGCAGCGGTTTGATCATCAAAGAGGGTAAAGTCATCCACAAACTGGCTGAAAAGGATTTGTTTGAAACTTTTGTGGTAGAAGTGGAAAATTTAGCTAAAGAAAGAGAAAAAAGTTTAAAGGATTAG
- a CDS encoding 2,3,4,5-tetrahydropyridine-2,6-carboxylate N-succinyltransferase: protein MINKFKNFVSNYQQSNSYKEPLGFGIARVDIAPISKKILCATYPVLNWKEENLGSYAVFCNSLSKDKILKESASERVIEIDESFVLKALDFYTPFLNEAYSNKMTHKNIQVVLELLKALEENRLKNSDGESLYRLVILYEDKPCESVESAYMKLLALSLGKAPLRSLNLEGIFNQLSNAAWSGNKPYELEWLRINEVALKMRGHFPSIDFIDKFPRYLMQLIPEFDNIRLLDSSKTRFGAYLGTGGYTQMPGASYVNFNAGAMGVCMNEGRISSSVVVGEGTDIGGGASVLGVLSGGNNNPISIGKNCLLGANSVTGISLGDGCIVDAGVTILAGSVIEIEENEFKKLLEVNSALEKHANNLYKGKELSGKNGVHFRSNSQNGKLIAFRSVKKIELNQNLH from the coding sequence ATGATCAATAAGTTTAAAAATTTTGTGAGCAACTACCAGCAATCTAATAGCTATAAAGAGCCTTTAGGTTTTGGCATTGCTAGGGTGGATATTGCCCCTATTTCCAAAAAGATTTTATGCGCCACTTACCCCGTTTTAAATTGGAAAGAGGAAAATCTAGGCTCTTATGCGGTGTTTTGCAATTCGCTTTCTAAAGACAAAATCCTAAAAGAGAGCGCGAGCGAGCGCGTCATTGAGATTGATGAAAGTTTTGTGTTAAAAGCGCTAGATTTTTACACGCCCTTTTTGAATGAAGCCTATTCTAATAAAATGACTCATAAAAACATCCAAGTGGTTTTAGAGCTTTTAAAAGCTTTAGAAGAAAATCGTTTGAAAAATAGCGATGGGGAGTCTCTTTATCGCTTGGTGATCTTGTATGAAGACAAGCCTTGCGAGAGCGTGGAGAGCGCATATATGAAACTTTTAGCGCTCTCTTTAGGTAAAGCCCCTTTAAGGAGTTTGAATTTAGAGGGCATTTTTAACCAGCTTTCTAATGCGGCTTGGAGCGGCAACAAGCCTTATGAATTAGAATGGCTCAGAATAAACGAAGTGGCTTTAAAGATGCGAGGCCATTTCCCTAGCATTGATTTTATAGATAAATTCCCGCGCTATTTGATGCAATTAATCCCTGAGTTTGACAATATCCGCTTATTGGATAGCTCAAAAACGCGCTTTGGGGCGTATTTAGGGACCGGAGGTTATACCCAAATGCCCGGGGCTAGTTACGTGAATTTTAACGCAGGGGCTATGGGAGTGTGCATGAATGAGGGGCGTATTTCTTCATCAGTGGTGGTTGGAGAAGGCACTGATATTGGTGGGGGAGCGAGCGTGTTAGGCGTTTTAAGCGGAGGGAATAACAACCCCATTAGCATCGGGAAAAATTGTTTGTTAGGGGCTAATAGCGTTACCGGGATTAGTTTAGGCGATGGCTGTATTGTGGATGCAGGTGTTACGATACTAGCCGGGAGCGTGATAGAAATTGAAGAAAATGAGTTTAAAAAACTTTTAGAAGTGAATAGCGCTTTAGAAAAACATGCCAACAACCTTTACAAAGGCAAGGAGCTTTCCGGAAAAAATGGCGTGCATTTTCGTTCCAATAGCCAGAATGGTAAGCTGATTGCTTTTAGGAGCGTGAAAAAAATTGAGTTGAATCAAAACCTGCATTAA
- a CDS encoding tetratricopeptide repeat protein, with amino-acid sequence MLKQSLLLLVFLILQISGAEENNQAPKNTPPELNPANAKGAPNPNTQITPKNDNSNLLDKLGSPENAQTELSAGIDLAKKGDYQGAFKLFSQSCDNGNAAGCFAVGAMYANGVGIQTNRLKAARYYEMGCSGGDATACANLAQMYENKKNADTNDKENALQLYAVACQGGDMIACNNLGWMFANGSGVPKDYYKAMGYYKFSCDNGNDMGCYNLGLMSNVNNIYGIDKAKLSQVDLNYLACNAGDMMGCANLGWIYANGDLGAPLNNHYAAKYFQMACDGGILGSCNNLGVLYQKGLGVPQDDQRALDLFSYACDNGFESSCRNYGNFKEHLLRVNPNYGRLFMPYHSYEIP; translated from the coding sequence ATGCTCAAACAAAGTTTGTTATTGCTTGTTTTTTTAATCTTACAGATTAGTGGCGCTGAAGAAAACAATCAAGCCCCAAAAAACACGCCCCCTGAATTAAACCCCGCTAACGCAAAGGGCGCACCAAACCCTAACACCCAGATCACCCCTAAAAACGATAACTCCAATCTGTTAGACAAATTAGGTTCGCCTGAAAACGCTCAAACCGAGCTTTCTGCCGGTATTGATTTGGCTAAAAAGGGCGATTATCAAGGAGCTTTTAAGCTTTTTTCCCAATCGTGCGATAACGGCAATGCGGCCGGGTGTTTTGCGGTAGGGGCGATGTATGCTAATGGGGTAGGGATCCAAACGAACAGACTAAAAGCCGCTCGCTATTATGAAATGGGTTGCAGTGGGGGCGATGCGACCGCTTGCGCGAACTTGGCTCAAATGTATGAAAACAAGAAAAATGCGGATACGAACGATAAAGAAAACGCTTTGCAGTTGTATGCGGTGGCTTGTCAAGGGGGGGATATGATCGCATGCAATAATTTAGGGTGGATGTTTGCTAACGGGAGTGGGGTCCCAAAAGATTATTACAAAGCGATGGGTTATTATAAATTTTCATGCGATAATGGGAATGATATGGGGTGTTATAATCTGGGCTTGATGTCTAATGTGAATAATATTTATGGCATTGATAAAGCCAAGCTCAGTCAAGTGGATTTGAATTATTTGGCATGTAACGCTGGGGATATGATGGGGTGTGCGAATTTAGGCTGGATTTATGCGAATGGGGATTTAGGGGCTCCTTTGAATAACCACTACGCGGCGAAATATTTTCAAATGGCATGCGATGGGGGGATTTTGGGGAGTTGTAACAATTTAGGCGTGCTGTATCAAAAGGGCTTAGGCGTGCCTCAAGACGATCAGAGGGCTTTGGATTTATTCTCGTATGCGTGCGATAATGGTTTTGAGTCAAGCTGTCGTAATTACGGGAATTTCAAAGAGCATTTATTGCGCGTGAATCCTAATTACGGGCGCTTGTTCATGCCGTATCATTCTTATGAGATACCCTAG
- a CDS encoding DUF262 domain-containing protein: MKATQSTINDFFALTGTIFSIPVYQRNYTWEEENCEKLLQDIVSISQNKKTHFMGSITYVLHLIDDEKSLRQLQEFVIIDGQQRITTIMLLLKAIETKIPNEGIKKEIDNLLNLSGQRLRLKPIKSDKEAFDLVMQNRSHEIQGVSYIRNNYKFFTKELDDYISKGYRIEEIYGAFLRLKIVAIGLELGEDDPQVVFESINATGVQLKGLDLIRNYLMMGENSKNQKHLYDTYWVPLENWLGEKDLNDFIKTYLRIYFEDKVKEGEREVYYTLKDHHRKHFPNDIQGLMSDMREYGRIYQIFLDRDHYFLDRGDPQQLANLRLRIKDLVKIKFGVAKPFVLRCARDFEEGKLDYENFYEILQILISYFVRRSVCGDSNALNKFLYPLYRQLGENVSADALKRYLGKSVGQTVFPNDDRIRVAFLVRNAYAANQVCKFILLEIEKLSNAEPPKEENLEVEHFYPKTPTQEWRDRVGDYFTFEQDYLNNFGNLTLSGQNQKLGNKSYEAKIDLMEQYSSLHLNDYFINNTHSWGIEEVKARSEYLADQFCQVELFKDLPKEYRTREISKTLDDDLTSHNLQSVKLPNGQRCMARNAKELASVVIDYLLENAREAFESYTDDESQKYIYWSRAKAEARDRDGTLVVPFEKYGFYFVSNASYQTTGSNLRDLILGCDLNPRDFIVINKPPKEMGG, encoded by the coding sequence ATGAAAGCAACACAAAGCACCATTAACGACTTTTTTGCCCTAACAGGCACGATCTTTTCTATCCCTGTATACCAGAGGAACTACACTTGGGAAGAAGAAAATTGTGAAAAATTACTGCAAGATATTGTCAGTATTTCTCAAAATAAGAAAACGCATTTTATGGGTTCTATCACTTATGTTTTGCATTTGATTGATGATGAAAAGAGCTTAAGACAACTGCAAGAATTTGTCATCATTGACGGGCAGCAAAGGATTACCACCATCATGCTTTTGCTCAAAGCCATAGAAACAAAGATACCAAATGAAGGGATAAAAAAAGAGATTGATAATCTACTCAATCTTTCGGGACAAAGGCTGCGTCTCAAGCCCATCAAAAGCGACAAAGAAGCCTTTGATTTAGTCATGCAAAATCGATCGCATGAGATACAAGGCGTATCATACATCAGGAATAATTATAAATTTTTCACCAAAGAGCTTGACGATTATATCAGCAAAGGGTATCGCATAGAAGAGATTTATGGGGCGTTTTTGCGGCTTAAAATCGTAGCCATAGGCTTAGAGTTGGGCGAAGACGATCCGCAAGTGGTGTTTGAAAGCATCAACGCTACAGGCGTGCAATTAAAAGGGCTGGATCTCATCCGCAACTATCTGATGATGGGAGAAAATTCCAAAAACCAGAAACATCTCTATGATACTTATTGGGTTCCTTTAGAAAATTGGCTTGGTGAAAAGGATTTGAATGATTTTATCAAAACCTATCTGAGAATCTATTTTGAAGATAAAGTAAAAGAGGGAGAGCGCGAAGTGTATTACACGCTAAAAGACCACCACAGAAAACATTTCCCTAACGATATACAAGGTCTTATGAGCGATATGCGTGAGTATGGCAGAATCTATCAAATCTTTTTAGACAGAGATCATTATTTTTTAGATCGTGGAGATCCGCAGCAGTTAGCGAATTTACGCCTGCGCATTAAAGATCTCGTAAAAATCAAATTTGGTGTGGCAAAGCCCTTTGTTTTGCGTTGCGCCAGAGATTTTGAAGAAGGCAAGCTGGATTATGAAAATTTCTACGAAATTTTGCAAATCCTTATCAGCTACTTCGTGCGCCGAAGCGTGTGCGGAGATTCTAATGCGCTTAACAAATTTCTTTATCCTTTATACAGACAGCTAGGGGAAAATGTTTCAGCCGATGCATTGAAGCGGTATTTGGGCAAGAGCGTTGGTCAAACGGTGTTCCCTAATGATGATAGAATTAGAGTGGCGTTTCTTGTGCGTAACGCTTATGCAGCAAATCAAGTGTGCAAATTCATCCTGCTTGAGATTGAAAAATTAAGTAACGCCGAACCGCCAAAAGAAGAGAATTTAGAAGTGGAGCATTTCTACCCCAAAACCCCCACACAAGAATGGCGCGATAGGGTGGGGGACTATTTCACTTTTGAGCAAGACTACCTCAATAATTTTGGGAATCTGACCTTATCAGGGCAAAATCAAAAGCTTGGCAACAAATCTTACGAGGCAAAAATAGATCTTATGGAACAATACAGCTCCTTGCATTTAAACGACTATTTCATCAACAACACCCATTCTTGGGGGATAGAGGAAGTGAAGGCTAGGAGCGAATATTTAGCGGATCAATTCTGTCAAGTGGAATTGTTTAAAGATCTGCCCAAAGAATACCGCACCAGAGAGATCAGTAAAACCCTTGATGATGACTTAACTTCCCATAATCTTCAAAGCGTTAAGCTCCCCAATGGCCAAAGGTGCATGGCAAGAAACGCTAAGGAATTAGCTAGCGTTGTCATAGACTACTTGCTGGAAAATGCCAGGGAAGCCTTTGAAAGCTACACAGACGATGAGTCTCAAAAATACATTTATTGGAGTAGAGCAAAAGCTGAAGCAAGGGATAGAGATGGCACTTTGGTTGTGCCTTTTGAAAAATACGGATTCTACTTTGTAAGCAATGCGAGTTATCAAACTACGGGCAGTAATCTTAGAGATCTTATCTTAGGCTGTGATCTCAATCCTAGAGATTTTATTGTAATAAACAAGCCCCCCAAAGAAATGGGGGGTTAA
- a CDS encoding NAD(P)H-dependent oxidoreductase: protein MKKVLIINGAKAFGSSGGKLNETLTNHAKKTLESLGLEVDTTIVDKGYDHSQEVEKIFSADATIWQMPGWWMGEPWIVKKYIDEVFSAGYGKLWANDGRSSQNPTKNYGKGGLMQGKKYMLSLTWNAPIEAFSDPNEFFEGVGVDVVYLHLHKAFQFLGLSALPTFICNDVTKNPQVEQYLNSLTTHLHQAFGK, encoded by the coding sequence ATGAAAAAAGTACTCATCATTAACGGGGCCAAAGCGTTCGGGAGCTCTGGGGGGAAACTCAATGAAACCTTGACCAACCATGCAAAAAAGACTCTAGAATCTTTGGGGCTAGAAGTGGATACTACAATCGTGGATAAGGGCTATGATCATAGTCAAGAAGTGGAGAAAATCTTTAGCGCTGATGCGACGATTTGGCAAATGCCTGGCTGGTGGATGGGAGAGCCTTGGATTGTGAAAAAATACATTGATGAAGTCTTTAGCGCAGGGTATGGGAAGCTTTGGGCTAACGATGGCAGAAGCTCGCAAAACCCCACTAAAAACTACGGGAAAGGAGGCTTGATGCAAGGCAAAAAATACATGTTGAGCTTGACTTGGAACGCTCCCATTGAAGCCTTTAGTGATCCTAATGAATTTTTTGAAGGGGTGGGTGTGGATGTTGTGTATTTGCATTTGCATAAAGCGTTCCAGTTTTTAGGGCTTTCAGCGCTGCCCACTTTTATTTGCAACGATGTAACGAAAAACCCCCAAGTAGAGCAGTATCTTAATTCTCTCACCACGCATTTGCACCAAGCTTTTGGCAAGTGA
- a CDS encoding hydrogenase 1 small subunit — protein sequence MFYDEKKTYQKIEERLDIIRSFNAHNEHKNLQDEFKGAGISRRDLLKWAGMMSAALALPASFAPLTLKAVEVANRLPVIWLHMAECTGCSESLLRSADPTIDSIIFDYINLEYHETIMVASGFQAEKSLHDAIEKHKNNYILMVEGGIPQGTEYFLTQGPNAETGAEECRKAAQYAAAIFAIGTCSSFGGVQAAYPNPSNAQPLHKIIDKPVINVPGCPPSEKNIVGNVLYYLMFGALPKLDAYNRPSWAYGNRIHDLCERRGHFDAGEFVEHFGDENAKRGFCLYKMGCKGPYTFNNCSKLRFNSHTSWPIGAGHGCIGCSEPNFWDTMSPFEEPLANRSIKTAFDGLGADKVADKVGTTLLSATAIGIVAHALLSKAIKNKE from the coding sequence ATGTTCTACGATGAAAAAAAGACTTATCAAAAGATTGAAGAACGCCTTGATATAATTCGTTCGTTTAACGCTCATAACGAGCATAAGAATTTGCAAGACGAGTTTAAAGGGGCGGGCATTTCTAGGCGTGATTTATTGAAGTGGGCGGGCATGATGAGCGCAGCGTTAGCCTTGCCGGCTAGTTTTGCTCCCTTGACTTTGAAAGCGGTGGAAGTGGCTAACAGATTGCCCGTGATCTGGTTGCACATGGCAGAATGCACCGGCTGTAGCGAAAGCTTGTTAAGGAGTGCAGACCCCACCATTGATAGCATTATCTTTGATTACATCAACCTAGAATACCATGAGACCATCATGGTAGCGAGCGGTTTTCAGGCTGAAAAAAGCTTGCATGACGCCATAGAAAAGCATAAAAACAATTACATTTTAATGGTAGAAGGCGGTATCCCCCAAGGCACAGAATACTTCCTCACTCAAGGTCCAAACGCTGAAACGGGGGCTGAAGAGTGCAGGAAGGCCGCTCAATACGCAGCCGCTATTTTTGCCATAGGCACATGCTCCAGTTTTGGGGGCGTTCAAGCGGCTTACCCTAACCCCTCTAACGCGCAACCCTTACACAAAATCATTGACAAACCCGTGATCAATGTTCCCGGTTGCCCGCCTAGTGAAAAAAATATCGTGGGCAATGTGCTTTATTACTTGATGTTTGGGGCTCTCCCTAAATTGGATGCGTATAACCGCCCCTCTTGGGCTTATGGGAACAGGATCCATGATTTGTGCGAAAGGAGAGGGCATTTTGATGCGGGCGAATTTGTGGAGCATTTTGGCGATGAAAACGCTAAAAGGGGCTTTTGCTTGTATAAAATGGGCTGTAAAGGGCCTTACACTTTCAACAATTGCTCCAAACTCCGCTTCAATTCACACACTTCTTGGCCCATAGGTGCAGGGCATGGGTGCATAGGGTGTTCTGAGCCTAATTTTTGGGATACGATGAGTCCTTTTGAAGAGCCTTTGGCGAATCGCTCCATTAAAACCGCTTTTGATGGCTTGGGGGCTGATAAAGTGGCCGATAAAGTCGGCACGACTTTGCTCAGCGCAACCGCTATTGGCATTGTTGCGCATGCGCTCCTTTCTAAAGCGATCAAAAACAAAGAGTAA
- a CDS encoding nickel-dependent hydrogenase large subunit: protein MSKKIVVDPITRIEGHLRIEVIVDDDNVITDAFSSSTLFRGLETIIKGRDPRDAGFIAQRICGVCTYSHYKAGITAVENALGITPPLNAQLVRSLMNMALLFHDHVVHFYTLHGLDWCDIMSALKADPIQAAKLSFKYSPYPINTGAGELKAVQKRLSDFAKSGSLGPFSNGYYGHKTYRLSPEQNLIVLSHYLKLLEIQREAAKMTAIFGAKQPHPQSLTVGGVTSVMDILDPTRLAEWKSKFEVVANFINHAYYPDLVMAGEMFANEQSVIKGCGLRNFIAYEEVLLGRDKYLLSSGVVLDGDISKLHPIDESLIKEEVTHSWYQYEDTKEVQLHPYDGQTNPHYTGLKDGESVGIENKIIPAKVLDTKNKYSWIKSPRYDSKPMEVGPLSSVVVGLAAKNPYVTEVATKFLKDTKLPLEALFSTLGRTAARCIEAKTIADNGLLAFDALVENLKSDQSTCTPYHIDKNQEYKGRYIGQVPRGMLSHWVRIKNGVVENYQAVVPSTWNAGPRDSQNQRGAYEMSLIGTKIADLTQPLEIIRTIHSFDPCIACSVHVMDFKGQSLNEFKVEPNFAKF, encoded by the coding sequence ATGTCAAAAAAAATCGTAGTCGATCCTATCACCAGGATTGAGGGGCATTTAAGGATTGAAGTGATCGTAGATGATGATAATGTGATCACTGATGCGTTTTCTTCTTCTACGCTTTTTAGGGGGTTAGAGACGATCATTAAGGGCAGAGACCCACGAGATGCAGGCTTTATCGCTCAAAGGATTTGTGGGGTATGCACTTATTCGCATTATAAGGCCGGTATCACGGCGGTAGAAAACGCTCTAGGCATCACCCCCCCATTAAACGCGCAATTGGTGCGATCTTTGATGAACATGGCGTTGCTTTTTCATGACCATGTGGTGCATTTTTATACTTTGCATGGGCTTGATTGGTGCGATATTATGAGCGCTTTAAAAGCCGATCCCATTCAAGCGGCAAAACTTTCTTTCAAATACAGCCCTTATCCCATTAATACCGGTGCCGGTGAATTAAAAGCGGTTCAAAAACGCTTGAGCGATTTCGCTAAAAGCGGATCTTTAGGACCTTTCAGTAACGGCTACTATGGGCATAAAACCTATCGTTTGAGTCCGGAGCAAAATTTAATCGTCTTAAGCCACTATCTCAAGCTTTTAGAAATCCAAAGGGAAGCGGCGAAAATGACCGCTATTTTTGGGGCCAAACAGCCTCACCCACAAAGCCTAACGGTGGGGGGTGTTACGAGTGTTATGGATATATTGGATCCGACGAGATTGGCGGAATGGAAGAGCAAGTTTGAAGTGGTGGCCAATTTTATCAACCATGCCTACTACCCTGATTTGGTGATGGCAGGCGAAATGTTCGCTAACGAGCAATCCGTTATTAAAGGCTGCGGCTTAAGGAATTTTATCGCTTATGAAGAAGTGTTGCTTGGGAGGGATAAATACCTTTTGAGTAGCGGAGTAGTGCTTGATGGGGATATTTCTAAACTGCACCCCATTGATGAGAGTTTGATTAAAGAAGAGGTTACGCATTCTTGGTATCAATATGAAGACACTAAAGAAGTGCAACTCCACCCTTATGACGGGCAAACTAACCCGCATTATACTGGTTTAAAAGACGGCGAGAGCGTGGGGATTGAAAATAAAATAATCCCTGCTAAAGTGCTTGACACTAAAAATAAATATTCTTGGATAAAATCGCCCAGATACGATAGTAAGCCTATGGAAGTAGGCCCTTTAAGTTCCGTAGTGGTAGGTTTAGCGGCGAAAAACCCCTATGTTACTGAAGTGGCTACGAAGTTTTTAAAAGACACTAAACTGCCTTTAGAGGCGTTGTTTTCAACGCTTGGGCGAACGGCTGCAAGGTGTATTGAAGCTAAAACGATTGCTGATAATGGCCTTTTGGCGTTTGATGCACTAGTGGAAAATCTAAAAAGCGATCAAAGCACTTGCACTCCTTATCATATTGATAAAAATCAAGAATATAAAGGGCGTTACATTGGTCAAGTGCCAAGGGGCATGCTAAGCCATTGGGTGCGTATTAAAAACGGCGTGGTGGAAAATTATCAAGCGGTGGTGCCTTCTACTTGGAATGCGGGGCCTAGAGATTCTCAAAATCAAAGGGGGGCTTATGAAATGAGCTTGATTGGCACTAAAATCGCTGATTTAACCCAGCCTTTAGAAATCATTAGGACTATCCATTCTTTTGACCCATGCATCGCATGCTCAGTGCATGTGATGGATTTTAAAGGGCAGTCTTTAAACGAGTTTAAAGTAGAGCCTAATTTCGCTAAATTCTAA
- the cybH gene encoding Ni/Fe-hydrogenase, b-type cytochrome subunit, protein MDKMNKVVLHKEYSGFVRFFHWVRALSIFTLIATGFYIAYPFLQPNSSFYKGVYLLQAYVRSFHVMFGFLLISALIFRTYLFFTKESLMERRSFGQLLSPKAWIDQMKAYFLISAKPHTKGLYNPIQLVAYFTLVVLIVLMSLSGVVLYYNVYHAGLGAFLASAFKWFEALCGGLANVRFIHHLATWGIILFVPVHVYMVFFHSIRYESSGADSMINGYGYTKE, encoded by the coding sequence ATGGATAAAATGAATAAGGTCGTTTTGCACAAAGAGTATTCCGGTTTTGTGCGCTTTTTCCATTGGGTTAGGGCTTTGAGTATTTTTACTTTAATCGCTACAGGGTTTTACATCGCTTACCCTTTTTTGCAGCCTAATTCCAGCTTTTATAAAGGGGTGTATCTTTTACAAGCTTATGTGCGTTCTTTTCATGTCATGTTTGGGTTTTTACTCATTAGCGCATTAATCTTTAGAACCTATCTTTTTTTCACTAAAGAAAGTTTGATGGAGCGCAGGAGTTTTGGCCAACTTTTAAGCCCAAAAGCTTGGATAGATCAGATGAAAGCGTATTTTCTTATCAGTGCCAAACCCCACACTAAAGGATTGTATAACCCTATCCAACTCGTGGCTTATTTCACTTTGGTTGTTTTGATCGTATTGATGAGTTTGAGCGGGGTGGTGCTGTATTATAATGTCTATCATGCGGGGCTTGGGGCGTTTTTAGCAAGCGCTTTTAAGTGGTTTGAAGCGCTTTGTGGGGGGTTAGCGAACGTTCGTTTCATCCACCACTTAGCGACTTGGGGGATTATTTTGTTTGTCCCTGTGCATGTTTATATGGTGTTTTTCCATTCTATCCGGTATGAAAGTTCGGGGGCGGATTCTATGATTAATGGCTATGGTTATACCAAAGAATGA
- the hydD gene encoding hydrogenase biosynthesis protein HydD, translating into MSQKILILGIGNILFGDEGIGVHLAHYLKKNFSFFPSVDIVDGGTMAQQLIPLITSYEKVLILDCVSAKGVEIGSVYAFDFKDAPKEITWAGSAHEVEMLHTLRLTEFLGDLPRTFIVGLVPFVIGSETTFKLSSEMLNALETALKAIETQLNAWGVQMQRTDHIALDCIAELSYKGF; encoded by the coding sequence ATGAGTCAAAAAATCCTAATTTTAGGCATTGGCAATATCCTTTTTGGCGATGAAGGGATTGGGGTGCATCTAGCCCACTACCTTAAAAAGAATTTTTCTTTTTTCCCTAGCGTGGATATTGTGGATGGGGGGACTATGGCTCAGCAACTCATTCCTTTGATCACTTCGTATGAAAAGGTTTTGATTTTAGATTGCGTGAGCGCTAAAGGCGTTGAAATTGGATCAGTCTATGCTTTTGATTTTAAGGACGCTCCTAAAGAAATCACATGGGCTGGGAGTGCGCATGAAGTGGAAATGCTGCACACTTTAAGGCTCACGGAGTTTTTAGGGGATTTGCCTAGAACTTTTATCGTGGGGCTTGTGCCTTTTGTGATAGGGAGCGAGACCACTTTCAAACTTTCAAGCGAAATGTTAAACGCTTTAGAAACAGCCTTAAAAGCCATAGAAACCCAACTCAACGCATGGGGAGTTCAAATGCAACGCACCGATCATATCGCCCTAGATTGTATCGCTGAACTCTCTTATAAGGGTTTTTGA